The following proteins are co-located in the Micromonospora viridifaciens genome:
- a CDS encoding nicotinate phosphoribosyltransferase yields the protein MSTIRPALLTDHYELTMVSAALRDGTADRRCVFEVFTRRLPAGRRYGVVAGTGRLIELIRDFRFDAEEVDFLRRTGVVDDRAAEWLANYRFTGDVDGYAEGELFFPNSPILTVSGGFAECVVLETLVLSVLNHDCAVGAAAARMVTAARGRTLIEMGARRAHEEAAVAAARAAYLAGFRFTSNLAAGQRYGIPTAGTAAHAFTLLHDDEQAAFASQVATLGKDTTLLVDTYDITEGIRNAIAVAGPELRAVRIDSGDLAVIAQQCRELLDSLGATETKIIVSGDLDEYAIAALAAEPVDMYGAGTAVVTGSGAPTAGLVYKLVEVDGRAVVKRSEQKATIGGRKVAVRRHKPSGTATEEVVVPQGVPDRQPNDRLLQRSFIVDGEPVARPTLDESREHLRQCLISIPWEGLKLSGGDPAVPVTVVPAN from the coding sequence GTGAGCACGATTCGCCCCGCGCTGCTGACCGACCACTACGAGCTGACCATGGTCAGCGCCGCCCTGCGGGACGGCACCGCCGACCGCCGCTGTGTCTTCGAGGTGTTCACCCGACGACTGCCCGCCGGCCGGCGCTACGGCGTGGTGGCCGGGACCGGCCGGCTGATCGAGCTGATCCGCGACTTCCGGTTCGACGCCGAGGAGGTCGACTTCCTGCGCCGCACCGGCGTGGTGGACGACCGGGCCGCCGAGTGGCTGGCCAACTACCGCTTCACCGGCGACGTCGACGGGTACGCCGAGGGCGAGCTCTTCTTTCCCAACTCCCCGATCCTCACCGTCTCCGGCGGCTTCGCCGAGTGCGTGGTGCTGGAGACGCTGGTGCTGTCGGTGCTCAACCACGACTGCGCGGTCGGCGCGGCGGCCGCCCGGATGGTCACCGCCGCCCGCGGCCGGACGCTGATCGAGATGGGCGCCCGCCGGGCGCACGAGGAGGCGGCGGTGGCCGCGGCCCGGGCGGCGTACCTGGCCGGCTTCCGGTTCACCTCCAACCTGGCCGCCGGCCAGCGGTACGGCATCCCGACCGCCGGCACCGCCGCGCACGCCTTCACCCTGCTGCACGACGACGAGCAGGCGGCGTTCGCCTCGCAGGTCGCCACGCTGGGCAAGGACACCACGCTGCTGGTCGACACGTACGACATCACCGAGGGCATCCGCAACGCGATCGCGGTGGCCGGGCCGGAGCTGCGGGCGGTCCGGATCGACTCGGGCGACCTGGCGGTGATCGCCCAGCAGTGCCGGGAGCTGCTCGACTCGCTCGGCGCCACCGAGACGAAGATCATCGTCTCGGGCGACCTCGACGAGTACGCGATCGCGGCGCTCGCCGCCGAGCCGGTCGACATGTACGGGGCCGGCACCGCCGTGGTGACCGGCTCCGGCGCGCCCACCGCCGGCCTGGTCTACAAGCTGGTCGAGGTCGACGGGCGGGCGGTGGTCAAGCGCTCGGAGCAGAAGGCCACCATCGGCGGCCGGAAGGTGGCCGTACGCCGGCACAAGCCGAGCGGCACCGCCACCGAGGAGGTCGTCGTGCCGCAGGGGGTGCCCGACCGGCAGCCCAACGACCGGCTGCTCCAGCGCTCCTTCATCGTCGACGGCGAGCCGGTCGCGCGGCCCACCCTCGACGAGTCGCGGGAGCACCTGCGGCAGTGCCTGATCTCCATCCCCTGGGAGGGCCTGAAGCTCTCCGGCGGCGACCCGGCCGTTCCGGTGACCGTCGTACCCGCGAACTGA
- a CDS encoding RNA-guided endonuclease TnpB family protein, producing MRDRWLADGTHVQFGVLANAWKETVRDAIADIAANREAAKAKVRQAIARHTDDPTELKRMFTALKANQWIADPFLARQMRKHWRRGKSHVHDQIVVRADQYNTVVDGRGRLWLAVPGLQRRKMVRIPLSTTVAPTGTLRLILRGGRVEVHYQIDASAMRSSQRPCGQATLGVDKGYTEALTDSDGDPHGERLGELLTTESDRLKERNRRRAKLRSIANTAAARGDHAKAHRIKVNNLGTVKRDRQAARHRARVRTEIFTAVHEVVDKAVTIMAEDLTKRFTGRKKLPKNINRRLAAWTKGITAEALKNVSERRGSAHVPVNAAYTSQTCHRCGAFGRRSGDRFHCTPCGVVWQADVNAAINILHRAGDPDIALHTPPQRVKQILQDRTDRHRTRLPVQDSSPATAGRRANNPNRSTMSK from the coding sequence GTGCGGGACCGGTGGTTGGCCGATGGCACGCACGTGCAGTTCGGTGTGCTGGCGAACGCGTGGAAGGAAACGGTCCGCGACGCGATCGCCGACATCGCCGCGAACCGGGAGGCGGCCAAGGCCAAGGTACGGCAGGCGATCGCCCGGCACACCGACGACCCGACCGAGCTGAAGCGGATGTTCACCGCACTAAAGGCAAACCAATGGATTGCCGATCCGTTCCTGGCTCGACAGATGCGCAAGCACTGGAGGCGCGGGAAGAGCCACGTACACGATCAGATCGTGGTGCGCGCCGACCAGTACAATACCGTTGTTGACGGGCGGGGTCGGCTGTGGCTGGCCGTTCCCGGCCTGCAACGCCGCAAGATGGTGCGGATCCCGCTGTCCACGACCGTCGCGCCGACCGGGACGCTGCGGTTGATCCTTCGGGGCGGGCGGGTGGAGGTGCACTATCAGATCGACGCATCAGCGATGCGGTCGTCGCAGCGGCCCTGCGGGCAGGCGACCCTCGGGGTGGACAAGGGTTACACCGAAGCCCTCACCGACTCCGACGGTGATCCCCACGGTGAACGGCTCGGTGAGCTGCTGACCACCGAGTCAGACCGGCTGAAGGAACGTAACCGACGACGGGCGAAGCTACGCTCGATCGCCAACACCGCCGCCGCACGTGGCGACCACGCGAAAGCACACCGGATCAAGGTCAACAACCTCGGCACCGTGAAACGCGACCGGCAGGCCGCCCGGCACCGGGCGCGAGTGCGTACGGAGATTTTCACCGCCGTGCACGAGGTCGTCGACAAGGCCGTCACCATAATGGCCGAAGACCTCACCAAACGCTTCACCGGCCGCAAGAAGCTTCCCAAGAACATCAACCGGCGCCTCGCCGCGTGGACCAAAGGGATCACCGCCGAGGCGCTGAAGAACGTGTCGGAGCGCAGAGGTTCTGCGCACGTTCCCGTCAACGCCGCCTACACCTCACAAACCTGTCACCGCTGCGGCGCCTTCGGCCGGCGTAGCGGGGACCGGTTTCACTGCACTCCGTGCGGGGTGGTGTGGCAGGCCGACGTGAACGCCGCGATCAACATCCTGCACAGGGCAGGCGACCCCGACATCGCCCTGCACACCCCACCCCAGCGGGTGAAGCAGATCCTGCAGGACAGGACCGATCGCCACCGGACCAGACTGCCGGTCCAGGACTCCAGCCCAGCCACCGCTGGGCGGAGAGCGAATAATCCGAACCGCTCAACAATGAGCAAATAG
- a CDS encoding isochorismatase family protein — MSNALIIVDVQNDFCEGGSLAVAGGAGVAAGISRLLAAEPGRWDHVVATKDYHVDPGAHFGDPPNFVDSWPRHCVVGTPGSEFHPDLATDRIEAIFHKGEHAAAYSGFEGHAQDGECLADWLRRHHVDRVDVVGIATDHCVRATALDAAREGFHTTVLLDLTAAVAPATLDVALRAMDGAGITLVGSPVSKTA; from the coding sequence GTGAGCAACGCCTTGATCATCGTGGACGTGCAGAACGACTTCTGCGAGGGCGGCTCCCTCGCGGTGGCCGGCGGGGCGGGCGTGGCGGCGGGCATCTCCCGGCTGCTCGCGGCCGAGCCGGGCCGGTGGGACCACGTGGTGGCGACGAAGGACTACCACGTCGACCCGGGCGCGCACTTCGGCGATCCGCCGAACTTCGTCGACTCCTGGCCCCGGCACTGCGTGGTCGGCACCCCGGGGTCCGAGTTCCACCCCGACCTGGCGACCGACCGGATCGAGGCGATCTTCCACAAGGGCGAGCACGCGGCCGCGTACTCCGGGTTCGAGGGGCACGCGCAGGACGGCGAGTGCCTGGCCGACTGGCTGCGCCGGCACCACGTCGACCGGGTGGACGTGGTCGGGATCGCCACCGACCACTGCGTGCGGGCGACCGCCCTGGACGCCGCCCGAGAGGGCTTCCACACCACCGTGCTGCTGGACCTCACCGCCGCGGTCGCCCCGGCGACGCTCGACGTGGCGCTGCGGGCGATGGACGGCGCCGGGATCACCCTGGTCGGCTCGCCTGTGAGCAAAACCGCTTGA
- a CDS encoding MFS transporter, whose translation MPPEVRTVVNLKPYREALALPGLRSLLLVSVLARIPLTATGVVLTLHVVLDLGRKYGAAGLVGAASTVGAALGAPLLGRLVDRRGLRPVLALTTIAEGVFWASAPELSYPVLLPTAFLAGLLTLPVFSVVRQSVAALVPADRRRPAYALDSMSVELSFMVGPALAVALATALSPRITMWAVGAGIVASGVGFWLLNPPIRSADEPVGPARKVPRREWVTPRLLAVLAVSLAATLVLGGTDVAVVAVLRAGGELGWTGAVLTMWAAASLVGGFAYGAVTRSFSPLVLMAALSLTTIPVGLGGSHWWLLCLALIPAGALCAPTIASTADAVSRLAPAAVRGEAMGLHGSAVTVGIALGAPLAGAVIDAWTPPWGFAVTGAIGALVALVVLPVELRHRREAAAEPATPDLTPAPL comes from the coding sequence TTGCCGCCGGAGGTACGGACCGTCGTGAACTTGAAGCCTTACCGGGAGGCGCTCGCCCTGCCCGGTCTCCGGTCGCTGCTGCTGGTGTCGGTGCTGGCCCGCATCCCACTCACCGCGACCGGAGTGGTGCTCACCCTCCACGTCGTGCTGGACCTCGGCCGGAAGTACGGTGCCGCCGGCCTGGTCGGCGCCGCGTCGACGGTCGGTGCCGCGCTCGGCGCCCCGTTGCTCGGGCGGCTGGTCGACCGGCGCGGGCTGCGCCCGGTGCTCGCGCTGACCACGATCGCCGAGGGTGTCTTCTGGGCCAGCGCCCCGGAGCTGTCGTACCCGGTGCTGCTGCCGACCGCGTTCCTGGCCGGGCTGCTCACCCTGCCGGTCTTCTCGGTGGTCCGCCAGTCGGTCGCCGCGCTGGTGCCGGCCGACCGGCGTCGCCCGGCGTACGCCCTGGACTCGATGTCGGTGGAGCTGTCGTTCATGGTCGGCCCGGCGCTGGCCGTGGCCCTGGCGACCGCCCTCTCCCCACGGATCACCATGTGGGCGGTCGGTGCCGGGATCGTCGCTTCCGGGGTCGGGTTCTGGCTGCTCAACCCGCCGATTCGCAGCGCCGACGAGCCGGTCGGCCCGGCCCGGAAGGTGCCCCGCCGGGAGTGGGTCACCCCCCGGCTGCTCGCCGTGCTGGCGGTGAGCCTGGCCGCCACCCTGGTGCTCGGCGGCACCGACGTCGCGGTGGTCGCCGTGCTGCGGGCCGGCGGCGAGCTCGGCTGGACCGGCGCGGTCCTGACGATGTGGGCAGCGGCGTCGCTGGTGGGCGGCTTCGCGTACGGGGCGGTCACCCGCTCCTTCTCCCCGCTGGTCCTGATGGCGGCACTCAGCCTCACCACCATCCCGGTCGGGTTGGGCGGGTCACACTGGTGGCTGCTCTGCCTGGCGCTCATCCCGGCCGGGGCGCTCTGCGCGCCCACCATCGCGTCGACCGCCGACGCGGTCAGCCGGCTCGCCCCGGCCGCCGTACGCGGTGAGGCGATGGGCCTGCACGGCTCCGCGGTCACCGTCGGCATCGCGCTCGGCGCCCCACTCGCCGGGGCGGTCATCGACGCCTGGACTCCGCCGTGGGGCTTCGCGGTCACCGGCGCGATCGGCGCGCTGGTCGCGCTGGTGGTGCTCCCGGTCGAGCTGCGCCATCGCCGCGAGGCCGCCGCCGAACCGGCCACCCCGGACCTCACCCCCGCCCCCCTCTGA
- the ctaD gene encoding aa3-type cytochrome oxidase subunit I: protein MTTVAPKPVVTRPWPVREPVKGSTLARLLRTTDAKQIGIMYMVTAFAFFMIGGAMALIMRAELAQPGMQFLSPEQYNQLFTMHGTIMLLFFATPIVFAFANYVVPLQIGAPDVSFPRLNAFAYWLYLFGGTMATAGFIAPGGAADFGWTAYTPLSTAEHSPGVGGNLWVIGLVVSGLGTILGAVNLITTILTLRAPGMTMFRMPIFTWNMLVTSLLVILVFPLLAAALMAVAADRLIGSHVYDPATGGPMLYQHLFWFFGHPEVYIIALPFFGIISEIIPVFSRKPIFGYKGLVAATIAIAALSLSVWAHHMFSTGQVLLPFFSFLSYLIAVPTGMKFFNWIGTMWRGQITFESPMLFSIGFLVTFLFGGLTGVLLASPPLDFHLHDSYFVVAHFHYVLFGTIVFAVFAGIYFWFPKMFGRMLDERLGKIHFWLTMIGFHTTFLVQHWLGNEGMPRRYVDYLPGDGFTTLNVISTIGAFITGISTLPFIYNCWKSYKAGPVVEVDDPWGYGNSLEWATTSPPPLRNFDRMPRIRSERPAFDLKFPELAAGVQSLAGPPEGGAKPLTSEADGGASYVEDTAGNRDQR from the coding sequence GTGACCACCGTCGCACCCAAGCCGGTCGTGACCCGGCCCTGGCCGGTCCGCGAGCCGGTCAAGGGGTCGACCCTCGCGCGGCTCCTGCGCACCACGGACGCGAAGCAGATCGGGATCATGTACATGGTCACCGCGTTCGCGTTCTTCATGATCGGCGGCGCCATGGCCCTGATCATGCGCGCCGAGCTGGCGCAGCCGGGGATGCAGTTCCTGTCGCCCGAGCAGTACAACCAGCTCTTCACCATGCACGGCACGATCATGCTGCTGTTCTTCGCGACGCCGATCGTGTTCGCCTTCGCGAACTACGTGGTGCCGCTGCAGATCGGCGCGCCCGACGTGTCGTTCCCCCGCCTGAACGCGTTCGCCTACTGGCTGTACCTGTTCGGCGGCACCATGGCCACTGCCGGCTTCATCGCCCCGGGTGGCGCGGCCGACTTCGGCTGGACGGCGTACACGCCGCTGAGCACCGCGGAGCACTCGCCGGGCGTCGGCGGGAACCTGTGGGTGATCGGCCTCGTCGTCTCGGGTCTGGGCACCATCCTCGGCGCGGTCAACCTGATCACCACGATCCTGACCCTGCGCGCCCCCGGTATGACCATGTTCCGGATGCCGATCTTCACCTGGAACATGCTGGTCACCAGCCTGCTGGTGATCCTGGTCTTCCCGCTGCTGGCCGCCGCGCTGATGGCGGTCGCCGCGGACCGCCTGATCGGCAGCCACGTGTACGACCCGGCCACCGGTGGCCCGATGCTGTACCAGCACCTGTTCTGGTTCTTCGGGCACCCCGAGGTCTACATCATCGCGCTGCCGTTCTTCGGCATCATCTCCGAGATCATCCCGGTCTTCTCCCGGAAGCCGATCTTCGGCTACAAGGGCCTCGTCGCCGCGACCATCGCCATCGCCGCCCTGTCGCTGAGCGTCTGGGCGCACCACATGTTCTCCACCGGCCAGGTGCTGCTGCCGTTCTTCAGCTTCCTCAGCTACCTGATCGCCGTGCCGACCGGTATGAAGTTCTTCAACTGGATCGGCACCATGTGGCGGGGCCAGATCACCTTCGAGTCGCCGATGCTCTTCTCGATCGGCTTCCTGGTGACGTTCCTCTTCGGCGGTCTGACCGGTGTGCTGCTCGCCAGCCCGCCGCTCGACTTCCACCTGCACGACTCGTACTTCGTGGTGGCGCACTTCCACTACGTGCTCTTCGGCACGATCGTGTTCGCCGTGTTCGCCGGCATCTACTTCTGGTTCCCGAAGATGTTCGGCCGGATGCTCGACGAGCGGCTCGGTAAGATCCACTTCTGGCTCACCATGATCGGTTTCCACACCACCTTCCTGGTGCAGCACTGGCTGGGCAACGAGGGCATGCCGCGGCGGTACGTCGACTACCTGCCGGGCGACGGCTTCACCACGCTGAACGTGATCTCCACGATCGGTGCGTTCATCACCGGTATCTCGACCCTGCCGTTCATCTACAACTGCTGGAAGTCGTACAAGGCCGGTCCGGTGGTCGAGGTCGACGACCCGTGGGGCTACGGCAACTCGCTCGAGTGGGCCACCACCTCCCCGCCGCCGCTGCGGAACTTCGACCGGATGCCGCGGATCCGCTCCGAGCGGCCGGCGTTCGACCTCAAGTTCCCCGAGCTGGCCGCCGGGGTGCAGAGCCTGGCCGGCCCGCCGGAGGGCGGCGCCAAGCCGCTGACCAGCGAGGCCGACGGTGGCGCCAGCTACGTCGAGGACACCGCCGGCAACCGCGACCAGCGCTGA
- a CDS encoding FAD-dependent monooxygenase, whose product MGASSLRILVVGAGIAGLAVARALRLAGFRPDVTERLPLTERADIGLYLPGNAARALRRLDLDGPVRPLGQVIHRQRFLDAAGVPLCEVDLDVLWAGVGECRALPRAELHRVLLTGAGGAVRHGAEISTVQPLPGGVAVGFADGTSGEYDLVIGADGPRSTVRTLAALGGPPRPVGQVVYRAVVRGGPRVADWTALLGDRAGFLVVPIGAGRLHCYADEAGTTLPADPLARLHELFGAYGGPVPEVLDVLDTVQVELTEEVELGRWFHDRVLLIGDAAHATAPTLAQGAAMALEDAVVLAEALRAADSVDAALIAYESRRRPRTRWVRDRTRDRNRTRDVPPALRDPLLRGRGGRIFQEHYRLLVDPL is encoded by the coding sequence ATGGGCGCTTCCTCCCTGCGCATCCTCGTCGTCGGCGCGGGCATCGCCGGCCTCGCCGTGGCCCGGGCGCTGCGTCTGGCGGGGTTCCGGCCCGACGTCACCGAGAGGCTGCCCCTCACCGAGCGGGCCGACATCGGCCTCTACCTGCCGGGGAACGCGGCGCGGGCGCTGCGTCGGCTCGACCTGGACGGCCCGGTGCGCCCGCTCGGCCAGGTCATCCACCGTCAGCGCTTCCTCGACGCCGCCGGCGTGCCGCTCTGCGAGGTCGACCTCGACGTCCTCTGGGCGGGGGTGGGAGAGTGCCGCGCCCTGCCCCGCGCCGAGCTGCACCGGGTGCTGCTCACCGGGGCCGGCGGCGCCGTCCGGCACGGTGCCGAGATCAGCACCGTCCAACCGCTGCCCGGCGGCGTCGCGGTCGGCTTCGCCGACGGCACCTCCGGAGAGTATGACCTGGTCATCGGCGCCGACGGGCCGCGCTCGACCGTGCGTACCCTGGCCGCGCTCGGCGGCCCGCCGCGCCCCGTCGGCCAGGTGGTCTACCGGGCGGTGGTCCGGGGCGGCCCCCGGGTCGCGGACTGGACGGCGCTGCTCGGCGACCGGGCCGGCTTCCTGGTGGTGCCGATCGGCGCCGGGCGGCTGCACTGCTACGCCGACGAGGCCGGCACGACCCTGCCGGCCGACCCGCTGGCCCGGCTGCACGAGCTGTTCGGCGCCTACGGCGGCCCGGTCCCCGAGGTCCTCGACGTGCTGGACACGGTGCAGGTGGAGCTCACCGAGGAGGTCGAGCTGGGCCGCTGGTTCCACGACCGGGTGCTGCTCATCGGCGACGCCGCGCACGCCACCGCGCCGACCCTCGCCCAGGGCGCCGCGATGGCCCTCGAGGACGCCGTGGTGCTCGCCGAGGCGCTGCGGGCCGCCGACAGCGTGGACGCCGCGCTCATCGCGTACGAGAGCCGGCGGCGGCCGCGTACCCGCTGGGTGCGGGACCGGACCCGGGACCGCAACCGGACCCGCGACGTGCCGCCGGCGTTGCGCGACCCGCTGCTGCGCGGGCGCGGCGGGCGCATCTTCCAGGAGCACTACCGGCTGCTGGTGGACCCGCTGTAG
- a CDS encoding aldo/keto reductase — MTSSEQPSALLPGEVRMPWLGFGTWQATGETGYEAVLAALDAGYRHIDTATMYGNEREVGRAVKESGLRREDVFITTKLPPERVGRERETIEASLAALNTDYVDLWLIHWPPTTAGEGIPVWRELLAARDENLVRAVGVSNHSISQIDELIQATEETPAVNQIRWSPRLYDRQVHAAHRDRGVVLEGYSPFKSSDLSDPVLVRIAQAHDVSPAQVVIRWHIDHEIVVIPKSVTPDRIRANADVFHFSLTAEEMRDIDALGS, encoded by the coding sequence ATGACCAGCTCTGAACAGCCCAGCGCCCTGCTCCCCGGCGAGGTCCGGATGCCGTGGCTCGGTTTCGGGACCTGGCAGGCCACCGGCGAGACCGGGTACGAGGCCGTACTCGCCGCACTCGACGCCGGGTACCGGCACATCGACACCGCCACGATGTACGGCAACGAGCGGGAGGTCGGCCGGGCGGTCAAGGAGAGCGGGCTGCGCCGGGAGGACGTCTTCATCACCACGAAGCTGCCGCCCGAGCGGGTGGGCCGGGAGCGGGAGACCATCGAGGCGAGCCTGGCCGCCCTGAACACCGACTACGTCGACCTGTGGCTGATCCACTGGCCGCCGACCACCGCCGGCGAGGGCATACCGGTCTGGCGGGAACTGCTCGCCGCCCGCGACGAGAACCTGGTCCGGGCCGTCGGGGTGAGCAACCACAGCATCAGCCAGATCGACGAGCTGATCCAGGCCACCGAGGAGACCCCGGCGGTCAACCAGATCCGGTGGAGCCCGAGGCTGTACGACCGGCAGGTGCACGCCGCCCACCGGGACCGTGGGGTGGTGCTGGAGGGCTACAGCCCGTTCAAGTCCAGCGATCTGTCCGACCCGGTGCTGGTGCGGATCGCCCAGGCCCACGACGTCTCGCCCGCGCAGGTGGTGATCCGCTGGCACATCGACCACGAGATCGTGGTGATCCCGAAGTCGGTCACCCCGGACCGCATCCGGGCCAACGCCGACGTCTTCCACTTCTCGCTCACCGCCGAGGAGATGCGCGACATCGACGCCCTCGGCAGCTGA
- a CDS encoding DNA polymerase ligase N-terminal domain-containing protein, with translation MADRLEEYRRKRDAARTPEPVPARAPQPKRTGRGRARFVIQQHHARSLHWDLRLEHDGVLASWAVPRGLPRDPGRNHLAVHTEDHPMEYLTFHGEIPAGEYGGGKMTIHDTGTYRAEKWRDDEVIVVLDGKRTQGRYVLFATGGRDWMVRRTDPAPEGWTPMPELVRPMHASPGRRLPKDEAAWGYELRWDGVRAMAYVSGGRLRLLDETDEEITGAYPWLRGMAEELAPTETVLDGVLVRIDPGGRVKPPTKRDGQFLAVDLLWLEGVTSLDVPYAQRRDLLDGLPLAGPHWQTPPWFPGVGADALRTAREQGLPGVVAKRLDSPYEPGRRSRHWLSIDTS, from the coding sequence GTGGCTGACCGGCTGGAGGAGTACCGGCGGAAGCGGGACGCGGCGCGTACCCCCGAGCCGGTGCCGGCACGGGCCCCGCAGCCGAAGCGAACCGGCCGGGGCAGAGCCCGCTTCGTCATCCAGCAGCACCACGCCCGCAGCCTGCACTGGGACCTGCGGCTGGAGCACGACGGCGTGCTCGCCTCCTGGGCGGTCCCGCGCGGCCTGCCCCGCGACCCGGGCCGCAACCACCTCGCCGTGCACACCGAGGACCACCCCATGGAGTACCTCACCTTCCACGGCGAGATCCCGGCCGGCGAGTACGGCGGCGGGAAGATGACCATCCACGACACCGGGACGTACCGCGCCGAGAAGTGGCGCGACGACGAGGTGATCGTGGTGCTGGACGGGAAGCGGACGCAGGGCCGGTACGTGCTGTTCGCCACCGGCGGTCGGGACTGGATGGTCCGGCGCACCGACCCCGCGCCGGAGGGCTGGACGCCGATGCCCGAGCTGGTCCGCCCGATGCACGCCAGCCCGGGCAGGCGGCTGCCGAAGGACGAGGCCGCCTGGGGGTACGAGCTGCGCTGGGACGGCGTGCGGGCGATGGCGTACGTCTCGGGCGGCCGGCTGCGGCTGCTGGACGAGACCGACGAGGAGATCACCGGGGCGTACCCGTGGCTGCGCGGGATGGCCGAGGAGCTGGCCCCCACCGAGACGGTGCTGGACGGCGTGCTGGTCCGAATCGACCCGGGCGGGCGGGTGAAGCCGCCCACCAAGCGGGACGGCCAGTTCCTCGCCGTCGACCTGCTCTGGCTCGAGGGCGTGACCAGCCTCGACGTGCCGTACGCGCAGCGCCGGGACCTGCTCGACGGTCTGCCGCTCGCCGGGCCGCACTGGCAGACGCCGCCGTGGTTCCCGGGGGTCGGCGCGGACGCCCTGCGGACCGCCCGCGAACAGGGGCTCCCGGGGGTGGTGGCCAAGCGCCTCGACTCCCCGTACGAGCCGGGCCGGCGCAGCCGGCACTGGCTGAGCATCGACACGAGCTGA
- a CDS encoding threonine synthase, with protein sequence MYLTHLECPRCGREHPAGKLQNLCECGSPLLARYDLAAVAASVAPEQFGLRPADLWRYRELLPVADPRFVTSLGEGWTPLLRAPGYGAEIGIPDLIVKDEGLTPTGSFKARGAAVGVSRARELGVERIAMPTNGNAGAAWATYAARAGMGATIAMPLDAPTICRRECVAAGADLRLVDGLISDAGRWVARLVARSGGRIFDAGTLREPYRLEGKKTMGYEIVEQLGWQVPDVIIYPTGGGVGLIGIHKALHELRELGWVEDRLPRLVAVQSTGCAPIVRAFAAGEPRATPWADARTLAFGITVPSPLGDELILTALRESGGTAIAVDDAEILTDLRDFAAREGLLLCPEGAACLTAARQLRAGGWIRSDERVVVLNTGAGIKYPGTVDVSAVPLVPGRAAS encoded by the coding sequence GTGTACCTGACGCACCTGGAGTGCCCGCGCTGCGGCCGGGAGCATCCCGCGGGAAAGTTGCAGAACCTCTGCGAGTGCGGCTCGCCGCTGCTGGCCCGCTACGACCTGGCCGCGGTGGCCGCGTCGGTGGCCCCCGAGCAGTTCGGCCTCCGCCCGGCCGACCTGTGGCGCTACCGGGAGCTGCTGCCGGTGGCGGACCCCCGCTTCGTCACCTCGCTGGGCGAGGGTTGGACGCCGCTGCTGCGCGCCCCCGGCTACGGCGCCGAGATCGGGATTCCGGATCTGATCGTCAAGGACGAGGGACTGACCCCGACCGGGTCGTTCAAGGCCCGGGGCGCGGCGGTGGGGGTGAGCCGAGCCCGGGAACTGGGCGTCGAACGGATCGCCATGCCGACCAACGGCAACGCCGGCGCGGCCTGGGCGACGTACGCGGCCCGGGCCGGCATGGGCGCCACCATCGCCATGCCGCTCGACGCCCCCACCATCTGCCGCCGGGAGTGCGTCGCGGCCGGGGCCGACCTGCGCCTGGTGGACGGCCTGATCAGCGACGCCGGCCGGTGGGTGGCGCGGCTGGTCGCCCGGTCCGGCGGCCGGATCTTCGACGCCGGCACGCTGCGCGAGCCGTACCGCCTGGAAGGCAAGAAGACCATGGGGTACGAGATCGTCGAGCAGCTCGGCTGGCAGGTGCCCGACGTGATCATCTACCCGACCGGCGGGGGTGTCGGGCTGATCGGCATCCACAAGGCGCTGCACGAGCTGCGCGAGCTGGGCTGGGTGGAGGACCGGCTGCCCCGCCTCGTCGCGGTGCAGTCCACCGGCTGCGCGCCGATCGTCCGGGCGTTCGCGGCCGGCGAACCCCGCGCCACCCCGTGGGCGGACGCCCGGACGCTGGCGTTCGGCATCACCGTGCCGTCCCCGCTCGGCGACGAGCTGATCCTCACCGCGCTGCGCGAGAGCGGCGGCACCGCGATCGCCGTCGACGACGCCGAGATCCTCACCGACCTGCGCGACTTCGCCGCCCGGGAGGGGCTGCTGCTCTGCCCGGAGGGGGCGGCCTGCCTGACCGCCGCCCGGCAGCTGCGCGCCGGCGGCTGGATCCGCTCCGACGAGCGGGTGGTGGTGCTGAACACCGGCGCGGGCATCAAGTACCCGGGGACAGTGGACGTCTCCGCCGTGCCATTGGTGCCAGGGAGGGCAGCTTCCTGA